GCGTCCTTCAGTTGAACAAGCCGCAACGGTCTTACACCACGTCTTGGATTTGGGTATCAACATCATTGATACCGCGTCCGCCTATCATCAAAGCGAGGCTCGCATTGGACAAGCCCTTTCGGAAAGGCGCCATCAATATTTTCTAGCCACTAAATGTGGAGAACATAACCAGGAACCTAATACCTATTACGATTTTAGCTACCACGCTATTACCATGTCTATTGAGGAATCCTTAGCTCGGCTTCGCACCAGTCAAATCGATTTATTACAAATTCATTTTGGACCGAATCCCCGGAATGTACTCGAACAGGGCGAAACGGTAAAAGCCATGCGGGAGGCCAAAAACGCAGGAAAAGTACGCTTTTTGGGAGCATCGTGTGAATATGATCTAATCGATGATATCATTGCGTTACAAGACTTCGATGTTGTGCAGTTGACCTACAACCTGCTAGATCGTAGGGCTCTGGATGCCATAAAAAAAGCGGCTGACCATGCTGTCGGCGTTCTGATTCGTTTTCCCTTGGCTATGGGCTGGCTCACACCTCGCGCCCAGACACTTATCACATCCTCTTCACCACAAGCCGATCAACTAAAGCCCTACTTAGCACTACTTGACAACGATTTTCACCAACTCATTCCTCTCGCGCTACAATTCATTGCCCAACGTCCGGAAGTTAGTTCGATATTGGTTGGAACAAAAAATGTGCAGCACCTGGATGAAGCGGTTCAGGCTATCAACCGTCCCCTACCTCCCGGAATTTTAGATGAGGTTAATCGACTGGCAAAATAAGTCGGAA
The Sulfobacillus thermosulfidooxidans DNA segment above includes these coding regions:
- a CDS encoding aldo/keto reductase → MEYRVLGRTGEQVSIIGFGALEIGRDWGIGHGEEIKRPSVEQAATVLHHVLDLGINIIDTASAYHQSEARIGQALSERRHQYFLATKCGEHNQEPNTYYDFSYHAITMSIEESLARLRTSQIDLLQIHFGPNPRNVLEQGETVKAMREAKNAGKVRFLGASCEYDLIDDIIALQDFDVVQLTYNLLDRRALDAIKKAADHAVGVLIRFPLAMGWLTPRAQTLITSSSPQADQLKPYLALLDNDFHQLIPLALQFIAQRPEVSSILVGTKNVQHLDEAVQAINRPLPPGILDEVNRLAK